Proteins from a single region of Paraflavitalea devenefica:
- a CDS encoding RagB/SusD family nutrient uptake outer membrane protein: MNTFILPIHYKKTGRFPFSLLFFVCLVQIGISCKKLIEIPAPLDSISSANVFTNDETAIATVIGLYTNMSKVTNSSTGGFAGLNGLSVSAGLSSDELVLHNGLVNTSKYQAYNNNALDAVAAGGFGAEHWNPLYSYLYECNSAIEGLSAPAAEVLTPAIRKQLLGEVKFLRAFFYFQLVNLYGAVPLALTRDYQVNALLAKSPPQQVYQQIKNDLTEAQSLLSEHYPSSKILTESGERVRPTKWAAAALLARVHLYIKEYQQAESAASLVIDHAALFELPPLNNVFLKNSKEAIWQLQPTTTYFNTEEGRLFVILPAGPSNTQPVYLSELLLNTFEPGDERAVPGNWIDSTIYKVSATVNDTVYYPYKYKKSTLDSAISGSTALSKMTEYQMALRLGEQYLIRAEARAQLNKLEEAKADLNAIRLRAGLEETTATDQTSLLTAIQHERQVELFTEWGHRWFDLKRTEMVDAVMTIATPYKSQGLTTWQSYQQLYPIPLQDINRAPNLVQNPGY, encoded by the coding sequence ATGAATACATTTATATTACCCATCCATTATAAAAAAACAGGCAGATTCCCTTTCTCCCTGCTATTTTTTGTGTGCCTTGTACAGATCGGGATTTCCTGCAAAAAGCTGATAGAAATACCTGCACCCCTCGATTCCATTTCATCGGCCAATGTATTTACCAACGATGAAACAGCGATTGCCACTGTTATCGGCCTCTATACCAATATGAGTAAGGTTACCAACAGCAGCACGGGTGGTTTTGCCGGCCTCAACGGCCTATCGGTATCGGCAGGTTTATCGTCCGATGAATTAGTATTACATAATGGGCTGGTAAATACCTCAAAATATCAAGCTTATAATAATAATGCACTGGATGCAGTAGCAGCAGGAGGATTTGGCGCAGAACATTGGAATCCTTTATACAGTTACCTTTACGAATGCAATAGTGCTATAGAAGGTTTATCCGCTCCGGCCGCCGAAGTATTAACCCCCGCCATTCGAAAACAATTATTGGGTGAGGTCAAGTTCCTACGGGCTTTTTTTTATTTCCAACTGGTCAACTTGTATGGCGCTGTTCCCTTGGCGCTTACCAGAGACTACCAAGTGAATGCCCTATTGGCTAAAAGCCCTCCTCAACAAGTTTACCAACAGATCAAAAACGATCTGACGGAAGCTCAAAGCCTTTTGTCGGAGCATTACCCCAGCTCTAAAATACTGACAGAATCCGGAGAACGGGTACGACCTACCAAATGGGCTGCCGCTGCTTTACTGGCCAGGGTGCATCTTTATATCAAGGAATATCAACAGGCTGAGTCGGCCGCCTCCTTAGTAATTGATCATGCGGCCCTGTTCGAACTCCCCCCCCTTAATAATGTTTTCCTTAAAAACAGTAAAGAGGCCATCTGGCAACTACAACCTACCACCACTTATTTCAATACGGAAGAAGGACGTCTCTTTGTGATCCTTCCGGCTGGCCCCAGCAATACTCAACCTGTGTACCTGAGTGAACTACTGCTGAACACCTTTGAACCCGGTGACGAACGGGCTGTACCGGGTAACTGGATCGACAGCACCATTTATAAAGTAAGCGCCACCGTGAATGACACTGTTTATTATCCTTATAAATACAAAAAATCGACCCTTGACTCCGCCATCTCCGGCAGCACGGCCCTTTCCAAAATGACCGAATACCAGATGGCACTAAGGCTCGGGGAGCAATACCTGATCAGGGCGGAAGCCAGGGCACAGCTCAACAAACTGGAGGAAGCCAAGGCCGACCTGAATGCCATCCGGCTAAGAGCAGGTCTTGAAGAAACTACCGCCACCGACCAAACTTCGCTCCTCACCGCCATACAACACGAACGACAGGTAGAACTTTTCACAGAATGGGGGCATCGCTGGTTTGACCTGAAACGGACCGAAATGGTGGATGCGGTAATGACCATCGCAACACCCTACAAGTCCCAGGGGCTCACCACCTGGCAATCGTACCAGCAATTATACCCCATTCCGTTACAAGATATTAACAGAGCTCCCAACTTAGTTCAAAACCCCGGTTATTAA
- a CDS encoding DUF4397 domain-containing protein yields MRNIPIGLLVVTLLAYACKKETFTTTPVASLKIINTVTGGSIVKLGSYPTNIANNAHADFGLFPDSTIYVYPNGDSLHPWYNHASKDVLIEENQYYSLFLGGTPTDVTAKLIKENIPVRADSTAGIRFIHLSPNSGPVNVVLSTTPQVSEFFNIGYGEITDFKSFPATAANTSYTFQIINPSTNKVITSITMTGATVTTYVPRFKNVTLVFRGKTTGTPAAGITRVNHY; encoded by the coding sequence ATGAGAAATATACCTATTGGACTGCTGGTTGTCACCCTACTGGCTTATGCCTGTAAAAAAGAAACCTTTACCACCACTCCCGTGGCGTCACTAAAAATTATCAATACCGTTACCGGTGGCAGCATTGTCAAATTAGGCAGTTATCCCACTAATATCGCCAATAATGCCCATGCAGATTTCGGCTTATTCCCGGATAGTACTATATATGTGTATCCAAATGGAGATTCCTTACATCCCTGGTATAATCATGCCAGCAAGGACGTATTAATCGAAGAGAATCAATACTATTCTTTATTCCTTGGCGGCACTCCTACAGACGTTACTGCCAAACTGATCAAAGAAAATATACCAGTACGCGCCGACAGTACGGCAGGCATCCGCTTTATTCATTTATCGCCCAATAGCGGCCCTGTTAATGTGGTACTTTCTACCACTCCCCAGGTAAGCGAGTTCTTCAACATCGGCTATGGAGAAATCACCGATTTTAAATCTTTCCCGGCCACTGCTGCTAATACGAGCTACACTTTCCAAATAATCAATCCCAGCACTAACAAAGTCATCACTTCTATTACCATGACTGGCGCGACAGTAACTACTTATGTACCGAGGTTTAAGAATGTGACCCTGGTATTCAGGGGAAAGACAACAGGAACGCCAGCGGCGGGGATTACGCGGGTGAATCATTATTGA